In Cryptomeria japonica chromosome 10, Sugi_1.0, whole genome shotgun sequence, a genomic segment contains:
- the LOC131030863 gene encoding uncharacterized protein LOC131030863 produces MARVNKFASVNLNDLFGKKEPAVKTAGNTSGSGARAKGASHGMLVLTRPVKQPIKIGSGITGNLKKETSESLKPTTTDTSGWSNTSQIESANVGLVKDNPKPDYTTDKLDVYVPPSLRGLHSTSLSVASVKPEPVPVEKTAVLSGEEFPSLQASNTNGQQQQTKDNQLDSKEQLEKLHHLSLQAQSKSCLNDVTEPDLNRFQPQRPQFFRPSRLRGNEHTPLEKPETVTEKPDGYLSRNPHLLGDDERANSFGNRLGSANGIKAAGSVIEREEQAEMEVLCGNKGGRYEREDFPRPGSGESRYYERETFPQPGSAESRYYEREAFTWPSSGGSRYYEREEFTRPGSGGSRYEREALPRPWSGGSRYEREALPLPGSGGSRFNQEALPRPVSGGNRYEREVFPRPGSGGSRYDREGWPQPGSDGSRLHQEALPRPGLGGSRYAREGLPRPGSGGSRYEREGLPRPGSGGSMYEREGLPQSGLDGSRFNQEASPQPISGGSRSEREALPHPGSGCSRFNQELLPRPVSGGSTYEKETLGHPSSVGGMHEREVISRAASGGGNHARPGSGGSGYGRKELILPESGNHARPGSGGSGYGRKELILPESVDVYCTQPGFNGGGDYVRPNPRGRSYESEVVLRPGSGDNKYSRPSRPGMGSNGWINGRENYRGSSFNGRQNYQRWETNSITDYADGQNGKINNAYESNREHGPFRRGGPSREFPNRDDYRGRGQGQTIVDSYGWDAAHDSLNTRQNPRHGTSERMSLEQLREEQGRFGAVGGAPRDDNGGRYRVSSSRVS; encoded by the coding sequence ATGGCTCGTGTCAACAAGTTTGCTTCCGTCAATTTGAACGATTTGTTTGGGAAAAAAGAGCCAGCTGTGAAGACTGCAGGTAACACATCAGGATCTGGAGCACGAGCCAAAGGAGCTAGTCATGGGATGCTTGTTCTTACTCGTCCTGTGAAGCAGCCCATAAAGATTGGATCTGGAATCACTGGGAATTTAAAGAAGGAAACCAGTGAATCCTTGAAGCCAACAACAACTGATACAAGTGGGTGGTCCAATACTTCACAGATAGAATCGGCAAATGTAGGCCTTGTTAAGGATAATCCTAAGCCTGATTATACCACCGATAAACTTGATGTTTATGTTCCTCCTAGTCTTCGAGGATTGCATTCCACTTCTTTGTCAGTTGCATCTGTGAAGCCGGAACCTGTTCCTGTAGAAAAGACTGCAGTTCTTTCCGGGGAGGAGTTTCCTTCTTTGCAAGCTTCAAACACAAATGGGCAACAGCAACAAACAAAAGACAATCAGCTGGATTCAAAAGAACAGCTGGAAAAATTACATCATCTCTCTTTGCAAGCACAATCCAAAAGCTGTTTGAATGATGTTACCGAACCTGATTTGAATCGTTTTCAACCTCAGAGACCACAGTTCTTTAGGCCCTCACGTTTGAGAGGGAATGAGCATACTCCTTTGGAGAAGCCCGAGACAGTGACTGAAAAACCTGATGGCTATCTGTCCAGAAATCCTCATCTCCTTGGTGATGATGAGAGAGCAAATAGTTTTGGGAACAGGCTGGGCAGTGCTAATGGTATTAAGGCAGCAGGTAGTGTTATTGAGAGAGAGGAGCAAGCAGAGATGGAAGTCTTGTGTGGTAACAAAGGAGGCAGATATGAGAGGGAAGACTTTCCTAGGCCTGGTTCAGGTGAAAGCAGGTATTATGAAAGGGAAACATTTCCCCAGCCTGGTTCGGCTGAGAGCAGGTATTATGAAAGGGAAGCATTCACTTGGCCTAGTTCGGGTGGGAGCAGGTATTATGAAAGGGAAGAATTCACTCGGCCTGGTTCAGGTGGGAGCAGGTATGAAAGGGAAGCATTGCCTCGACCTTGGTCAGGTGGGAGCAGGTATGAAAGGGAAGCATTGCCCCTACCTGGGTCAGGTGGGAGCAGGTTCAATCAGGAAGCATTGCCTCGCCCTGTGTCAGGTGGGAACAGGTATGAAAGGGAAGTATTTCCTCGCCCTGGGTCAGGAGGGAGCAGGTATGACCGGGAAGGATGGCCTCAGCCTGGGTCAGATGGTAGCAGGCTCCATCAGGAAGCATTGCCTCGACCTGGGTTAGGTGGGAGCAGGTATGCAAGGGAAGGATTACCTCGTCCTGGTTCAGGTGGGAGCAGGTATGAAAGGGAAGGATTGCCCCGTCCTGGTTCAGGTGGGAGCATGTATGAGAGGGAAGGATTACCCCAATCTGGGCTGGATGGTAGCAGGTTCAATCAGGAAGCATCACCTCAACCTATATCAGGTGGAAGCAGGAGTGAAAGGGAAGCGTTACCCCACCCTGGATCAGGTTGTAGCAGGTTCAATCAAGAATTATTGCCTCGGCCTGTATCAGGTGGAAGCACGTATGAAAAGGAAACATTAGGTCACCCCAGTTCAGTTGGAGGCATGCATGAAAGGGAAGTCATTTCTCGAGCAGCTTCTGGAGGTGGTAACCATGCACGACCAGGATCTGGAGGCAGTGGGTATGGAAGAAAAGAATTGATCTTGCCAGAATCAGGTAACCATGCACGACCAGGATCTGGAGGCAGTGGGTATGGAAGAAAAGAATTGATCTTGCCAGAATCAGTGGATGTTTATTGTACTCAACCTGGCTTTAATGGAGGTGGTGACTATGTACGACCAAATCCTAGAGGAAGAAGCTACGAAAGTGAAGTGGTGTTGAGGCCAGGTTCAGGGGACAACAAATACTCTCGACCAAGTCGGCCAGGTATGGGTAGTAATGGTTGGATAAATGGTAGGGAAAATTACAGAGGTTCCTCTTTTAATGGCAGGCAAAACTATCAGAGGTGGGAAACAAACTCTATAACAGATTATGCAGATGGACAAAATGGAAAAATCAACAATGCATATGAATCTAACAGAGAACATGGGCCTTTCAGGCGAGGTGGACCATCAAGGGAATTTCCTAACAGAGATGATTATCGTGGAAGGGGACAGGGACAAACTATTGTTGACAGCTATGGCTGGGATGCTGCACACGATTCTCTCAACACTAGACAAAATCCCAGGCATGGCACATCTGAAAGAATGTCCCTTGAGCAATtgagagaggaacaagggaggttTGGAGCTGTTGGGGGAGCACCTAGAGATGATAATGGTGGTCGGTATAGAGTATCATCAAGCAGGGTGTCCTAA